The nucleotide window TATCAGTGAAGAAACTCTTATAATAGTAAATACAGTAATATTTACTGCTTTTTTGCAACGCATAAAAAAGGTGGCTTCGTCAAACTTCTGACTGGATTTTGTTGTCTTGCTTCTGTAATCTATTGTTAGTGATTACTTGTGAGTCATCTGCTATTTTGATTGATCCCCTATTATGAGTTCCATTATTCGTTCTTCAATTTTCCTTCCCCAAGGATGAAGCTCTATTGTTTGTTCTATTCATTCTTCTATCCTTCATCTTTAACTAATTCTAACTTTATATTTTGGTCACAGCGATTGGCTCTTTACAGACAGAAGTTGGATGAGATGTTCTAATGATATGTTTTCTTGGTAAACACTCAATACTTCTTTtcaatttcatattttcatTCGTCTCTCTCCATATACTAAATCCAATTCTCTTTTGACTATTTCAGGAGATACAATATTCACCATTAATCAGCATTATAGCAGTTGAATCACATACAAAGGGGGTAGCGTGAATATTTTCACTTGCCCTAAAACAAGgttgttttggattttttttagtaaagttTTGAAGCCGTGTATTTGGGAGAAACTCTCTCATTCTTAGGTATATTTATATCGTATGGTTAGCAATTGTTTCCATGTGACTGTTGTAGTATGAGTATGATAGTCATGTAATATTTTCAGTTCGGATTCATTCTTATATAATTGTAAATGAGTTGTAATGTGGACTTCTATTGGATATATAATTAATGTTTCATTATTGAAAGTTTGAAACTAGTTATTCCAAAGTACTCTTAGAACATCATTTTAACTCATTTCTCATGCAGTTGAGGATTAAACGCTATTTCCGGTTTTACACAAAGCTGTTTTGTGCCTGTTTTATTGAAgaatattgaaaattttgaacaatGTAAAATAACTCGAATAGaactttttcatttcttttctaGCAAAACACTTTGCAGGTTATCTATATCTTAGTGTTTCATGGTCTatactttgtatttttttttccatgAAACATTTGCTACGCATTCAATCATCAATACTACATAATCAGGAAAAAAAGAAGCTCCAagcccaaaaaaaaaagggtcGAAGCTTGCTAtcccaaatatttttttgtttttatttttattttttaaaaaaaaaaagaaaagagggcACTTAAACTACCATGTAAAATTACATTTTTGTTAGTCTGATAAACTCATGAAATCCAACATAAAGTTCACATTAAGCTTATAATATCCAACATAAAGTAACGTTTTGGCATCTTGCCACATATTACAGTTGACTCAGAACTTCTTAAAAGACTACAGGTATAGTGTAACAGTTTTTTACCTTCATTAACCAAGATATTAGGAACATTCAATTCTCTGTGTTAGAACCATCAGAATCTGGATCTAAACTGGTTGAGTCTGAAGAACTTGCACTGTGTGACACTGATGATGATGGAGTCTTTACCAGTGCCCAGAAAGAGGCAACCTTCTTATCCTGCTCTTTCATTCTCTCAGCATATTTTACTATATCAAATCCAGTGTCATTGTTCCCACCAAATGCAGAATCGAGTTGATCCATATCGAACAAATCCTCTATCATCTTCTTGGTGTTGTGATCGTTTGAGTAACCGAACTTAATTCTGTTGTAAGTCTTGGACTCTAACAGAGGCTTCACCATCTGCAGCAATTCACTGTTAGCTTTGACATCACAAGATGTTACTATATTTATGACCATAACTATCAAAAcctgttagttagttagttagttagttaccgCGTAGAATGGCCGAAAGATCCTAGGTGCATTATACATAAATCCCAAACCAAGGCGCTCTGGATAATATTCTTGTAATATAAAAGCAGTTTCACGTGTGATCTTGAATGAAAGGTTTGCCAAAGTGTAACCCTGGAAATCAACCAGCCAAACTATCTCTTCTTGATTTGGTGGAAGATTGAATATGGCATTCTCTATGCAGTATACAAAATACATAATCTGTTCTTTTATATCATGTGTGCTTCTCTGTCCAAATAAACACAAGTATATTAGAGAAATAAGAAATGCATAAaatcgttagatgaaaatttagtcaaatatatcaaattatctaacagttcttaattatcaacttcaGTAAAAAGAAAGTAATTGACTCTTAGTGAAGTTTAACCTGGCGACTAGGCCTCATTACTAGGACTGTCCTACCATGCCTGTCATAGTAACCTGGCATATAAATCTTCCCAGTCTCTGCATCATTAGCAACATCTTCCTGCACCAAGAAGGAAAATAGAAAGGGTTGAATAATGAATATTGACCCAAGTCTCTATTAGAATATCATAATTAGGgaacaaaatcaagaaaatattagaaaggattagaaaaaaaatcaatataatttattatgatatTATCCCATAATGAGTGTATTTTTAGCGTACTCTTAGTCTATATATTGATAAGaattttataatcataaataaaaactatgaataataaaaataatatttttttaaataattcttcgtttttttttttctaaattcttTGTACCATAGTAACAGTCTTTATGTTGGGAATGCAGCAAATTTATAAACAAAGCAATACTAGCAATATTGGCATATAAGAAACCACGAGATAGAAGTGACTCACCCAACGTATCTCTTCAGGTTTGTATTCTTCTCTCCATTTCAGGCTCCGCTGCAGCATTTGTGTTGCCTTCTTCACATTCCAGTTTTTGGATCTCAAATACCTTGATATGGATAAATCACTGCAATAAACAGATGCCTTTGCTGATAATGGACCTATCAACCTTCTCACCTCATTGATCTGCAAGCAACCAAGTTATTATATTCAAACTTTATCGACCTATTCGGttgtatttctattttttttttcttcgcaaaattactaaaaataaaagcagAAAGCGATTTTTTAAAGCTAACGTACCTTTTCTTGCTCTTCTTGTGATATTGATATCTTCTCATGGCCTTTATAGACGGTACTACTGTTTCTATGATCCACACTACTCATCATCTGAAAAGACTTTCTAAAGGTTATAACAATGATTAATGAACAATGCAAAGGTCAGTAACATATAAAGCAAACTATGATTTTTTGGTATAAATTAACAATGAACAATTTAGGTGTAGTTTATTTTGCTTTGCCTATGATTTGTTCGTTGAAATATAGGTTTATATTTATAGCCACTTAAGTCAAATTACCTTAGTATGTGGTTAATTAACAAAACGTGATTTCACAGTACTAGTATGTTCTATGTAGACTTAGTTAGCAAGTTAGTTTCATCCGTTAAGACTTAAGAGTAGTTATAAGTTATAACCTTTCTTGTACGTATAAACCTTACTTACCTAGTAAACAATTCATACCGTATTACCATACATTTAGATCTGAACAAATTTGAAGATACATACAAATAAGAAAGCAAAACCCACGATTTAAGAAAACATAAACATATTAAGGAATTAATAAGTTCTATGTGATTATACAATaaactatatattatatataatttttttaccctCCTATAGTTCTATCATATTAGAATACATATCATTAACATTTCACTTCTTTTTTAAGGTATGTACAAAAGTAGATATGACTAACATGAAAGTGAAGAATGGaaagcaaagaaagaagaagcagaGAGAAATATATACACACAATGAAAAATGGTACCTGGGGACCAAGAAGCTGGATTCCAAAatgcaagaaacaagaaaaaacacAACCTTATCCCTCCCTTAAACTGTGGATGGAGAACTATGTATGTATCAATGTATGGGTTCTTGTACTTATATTTAGTATGTCACTCACTATCACTGTCACAAACTCAATCATGCATTAAAATAAATAGTGACACGGTTGCGTTGCCACCCCATATAATAGCTATTTCTGGCTCATGGAACAACATATATCATCCTCCATTATTCAATCAACTATTCACATGTCATATTATCATAAGAAATTGAAGTTAACATTCTGGCTTGATATTAATTTAAAGTCTTGGCAGTTTTTGTTACTAGTAGCTTCAAAATATTCAAAGAACTCTATTTAGAAAATTGATGCATGTGTAAGTGTAACATACATGTTATAAGATAGCAACAACCAACCATACGCTTTTAAGTTTTGGGTTTACTTTTCTGAAACTATAAACGAGAAAAGGACACGTTCACTGGATGCACATTAATACTCCATCTACCAACTTTAAATAGTTATGTTGGGGTGGTTGATgattgcatttttttttaaatacttctGTGTAAATCAAATTTGGATTTTAGAGAACACTTGATTCTTGTTTTGCTACGTGGATAAACATTTAGCAAGCGAGAAAGCAATTTAAGATCCTAAAATACTCATTCATTTtcaaaagaagaatgaaagttTATACAATATAaaggtagattttagtatgattAAACTACGGTGATTATGGCTTACGgtgattatataaatattattaaaattaaagtctAGTTAGCAAAAAATAGATGAAAGTTTGTGtctcttaattaatttttggtgGAAATTTgactttatgtgaagttgataattgagagccgtttgatgatttgactgatttgactaaattttcatctaacgacttTCAGTTattaacttcatgtgaagtcgactacacctgaattttcaccatTCTAtccaaaaaattagttattagacTTTTGACTTGATAGATACtctaatacaaataaaaaaaatatatttttttataatttgataatatctttttttaaataatatttattaatattactttaattttaaccTACTTTTTAAAATCCCATAGTCATCGTAGTCACTGCCCTAATATTAGTGAAACCTATCATGCAAATTATTGTAAGAATGTTTGATGCAAGCTGTCAATTTATCCATGGCTTCTTATGTGAAAGGTGAGTGGTCAATTGTTTTTTCTTATAAGCTTCATCATACTAATTCTTCCTAAAATATCAACCATACGAATTCTGAATAAGACATTTAGTCATGTGGGACATTCCTTGGTCGACTTTATCAATTATTAAGATTCGCATCAAACATATATATTccatttgttacaaaataatatttaccaTTGAAATATTAATTCGGGTTTAGATATATAAtccatctaaaattatttttatagctaaaaaataataaaaatattatttatacactaaaataataaaatcagacCCTAACTAtcagtgtatttatatataaatatatgtagtttaatttatttttaatatatatttatatttcaatgtatattttatattaatgattGATTTTAGTGTAATGCAACACATTCTATTCAAATAatgatacataaataattagaacAAACTTCTAAGAAGTTAATTAAACATCTCAACAACTTGCTTCACAAAAAAGAGACTTCTTCTTTGACCATAATGATATAATTAAGAAGCAGATCAAATTATGAATTGTGATGCATTTAGTTTAGTAGTCTATAAATAACCACTTCACTTTGGCACCAACTTAGGTTTGACCTTATTGAAGAATTATGAATCTTTGGCATTTAGAGTTCAAACAATGACATGAATTGGGTACTCAACATCACCTACAAGCAACAAATGAGATCCTTCTTCAATTACCAATGAACCTTCCTCATTTGCTCTACTCATATGCTCACAAGGACTTAGTTCAAATCCAACATGAACCTTTTCCCCTGCATCCAACAACACACTCTCAAAACCAACCAACTGTTTCATAGGATTCCCATTCCCCTGTCTCCCATGTTTCAAGAACAGCAACACAGGATGTTTCCCAACCATGCTTCCATGGTTCTGAACTCCCACAGTCACCGAAACCGCCATGCTTTTGCAAGCTTCTTCGCTCAACTCTGAGACTAACTTGTACCTCAAGGTTTCTGACGAGTTTTGTAGCATGAAATGAGTGGATGAATGGCTGAAGTGGAGCTTGTCGTGCGTGACGGAAACAAATTCATAGGAGTATTTGGTGTAGCTTAGGCCAAAGCCGAATTCATAGACCTTAGGACCTGTGTAGAATCTATATGTTCTACCAGGGTAGcctgatgaaggatcagcacgcATCCTCATGTCTGTCATTGGTACTTTTATGTAATCTTTTGGGTACCAAGTTATTGGTAATCTTCCTCCTGCATTGCATTGAACACATAAATATTGTTAAGTTGAAATCAACAGAAATAGTTTCATGACATGATATCAGAACGCTGATATTAACTAACCTGGGTTATGGTCACCAAAGATGATCTGAGCAAGTGCAATGGCGCCAAGTTCCCCGGGATAACCAGCCCATAGAATTCCTCCAACTTTGTTATTATACTTGGCGGAAGAGATATCCACCGGGCCTCCGCAgagaagcaccaaaataacgGGCTTCTTAGAAGCTTTAGCGACGGCATTGATGAGTTCAAGTTGCTTGCCGGGCAAGTCAAGGTGAACGCGATCGCGCTCCTCCTTCTCCTGGCTCTGATCCAACCCCATAACCATGACAACATAATCCACTTTGCTGGCAAGTTGAACAGCCTGGTCTATGTGGGCAAAAGGGCACTTGGCGCCGCCGTCGCATCCGGGGTGGTAGAGAGTGTCCTTAACATAATGCTGGAAGCCCTGCAACAAAGTGAGTTGGTTGCAGGGAGGGCCAGCATAGTTTCCAAGAAGGGTTAGAGGGGAAGCATTGGCGTTGGGGCCGATGACGGCGAGGGAGATAGGAGGGTTTGTCTTAGGAAGTGGGAGGAGGGAGtgttggttcttcaagaggacaATGCCGTTTCTTGCTGCCTCCAGGGCTAAGTAGCGGTGTTCCTTGGAACACACGTTGTTGGGTCCAATGAAGCCAAATGGGAGCTTGATTGGATCTCCATCAAATAGTCCTAACCTCATTCTGATTGAGAACAGATTGTGAAGGGCGCGGTCTATTTCAGATGTAGctaactttttcttcaatacTGCTGATTTAGCATGCTCTGTCAAATAGCTTCCACATTCCACATCCATACCTGAAAATTTTCAGCTCTTATTTTAAAGTTATGGGCTCAAGCCATGGAATCAGATCATTTAGATTATTTACATTGCATTTTTTTGGTACAGTCTCAATTTTGTTTTAATGCAGGATATTTGTGTATTTATCTATctctttattattaattagatgaTTACTCATGTAGGGGTGGCAAGTGGGGAAATCCGTCCTACCCCGTCGAAAGTCCACTTTTTGGTGGGTTGGCTCGTCCCGCCCCACCTAGTGAGGCAGTTCTAAAATTCTATCCTATTCTGTCTAATTATGGGTTAACCAGCCAAAtttatccaaaacataattataaatattgtctccaaagcaaaataaacataatccaaaacacttaattttcatcttcattctcttgtaagttgggttgggGGGAAGTTCGgttttagcaaaaaaaaattacaaaaatacctCCTTGCCACAAAAACACTAAGCTTGGCGGGAAAGCCCGTCTCGCCCTACCAAAGCCTGCAGTTTAAGCGGTGCAGATTAGGCAGACTTTTATTATTTGGCACTCCCAATTTTTCAACccaactcattttttttttgcaggtTACGCGAGCCGGTGCGACGAATTTATGCTCGTTTGCCACCCCTATACTCATGTAAAGAATTCTTCATATAAAGatagtaattaaaatattaaaacgtATTATGTTagtcaaatatttaaatatattaaatatttaacaatttttaattattatctttatataaaaatattcattcattaattatatagttgtagtttaacaaaaatattatttatatatttaaattaaccactaaaatcagcaatatatatttatgtataagtatatatgttatttaactaactttgatgtattttatattttaatatatattatatattagtagctgattttaatatacatatagCATAGTTGAATATTAATTACTCAAAGAAACAGAATGCTTAATTTAATgtttaatcaataaaatatcgTCCTATGTGGCTATTACTATTTGGGGAGCGTAATTGTTGATgtattgattttatttaatgagtaaaggacaaataggtcgctaactttttttttttcggacATTTTCGTCCTTAAGGAACGAAAATACATTCAAGTCCCTCGCCCCTGAAAAATGTGGACATTTCAACCCTTCCGTTTAATTCAGGCATTTGGGCTGGACGGAAAACGCTAACCTGACAGAGGTGGCACTGACCTGGCCGTTACGGAGCCCACGTGGCACGAAGCTTTTCGAAACAGGACACATAAGTCCCTGGAGacaaaaacgacgccgttttgtTACCTCTcccaatcttttaaatttttctgcTCTAATTCCTCGTCTGCACAGAAATGGTGAAGTGGGTGTTGTGGGGAGTGGAGGAAGAAAGGAAATTCTTCCTTCCATAGCATCTGAAAGAGTATCATCAAGTTGGAGAAAAAGCGGAGGTgggaaaagagaaaagaactcCTCATCCAACACTAAGTGCTTTTATTAGAAAAGATTGAACACAAGCTTGAAAAAACAGAGTGAATCCGGGTTCAGAGTGCTCCAATCCGTTATCAGGTTGAGCCCTGAGTTCTACTCGGGAATGGAGAGCACCACCCTCTACCATGACGGCAACGACAGTGACTTTCCAACTTGGAGGATTGATGGTCTTCAATGAATTACTTCCATGGAAACAAGACCAAAGCAAAAAAAAGCGAAAATCAGATTTGAATTACTTACTCCACCAAATCCAATGATAGAGAAAAGCGAATCACCTCCGTGACTGAGCGAAACACTGACCACAAACAACATTTAGTCCAAAATTTTTTAGCTGAACAAGTGAAAAATAAAGGGaagattcaatttaattcaatccaTGCTATTTATCTTAAGTAAATACATAATTCAAGTCATTGATTACAAATCAGTTCAAAGAGAGTCACAAGAACCACATCTTAGGACTTAACTTACAAGATGATTTTAACTTAAAATCTGATTAATATAAGTACACTAAGAACACTATCATGTATACCTAACAATAacattgttgcattgcattaACATGCCACATGATAAATATACAATCTTTTCTGAAAACTTATCAGTTTTTGGATAAGGATGCTTCAAGCTTTTTCTTCAATTGTATTGCAGCAGCCTTGTTGTCTTGCGCTCTTATGGAGAATGTATGAATCATCTTTTCCTCCGATGTTGAAACACCTGACTCTGGAACCATGATTTGATGCTCCTGTAATGTCTTAATGACTCTGGAAACCGGGTGGAGATCCAAGGGGCAACTTACTCGCACCAAATGCTGTCCTAATCAAATCCAAAACACCCTGGTCTTCTGGCATTGTTTTCACGGAACCAAGCTCAACAACTCCGGCTTTAAGAGCCACAAAAACAACCGTTTGAAGACCAGTTGATCTCCCAAGAAATGATCTTGATTCTAGTTGGTTTGAACAGTTAGCTGAATCAGAAACCCAAATTGATTTGCTAGACTTGAAAGAGCCACCAGGGGCGAATCAAAACCAAATATATAATACTGAGGCCaagtaaaacatgcaaatccgAAACCCTATCTAATCTTGCATAATTCGCCTCTTTCGACACAGAGCAAGCAAAGTATGCATCAAGCTTCTGCAGCACCTTCTTTTGTAGCTCCTCTTCATCACCCTTACTAACTCCACTCCAATCCCCTTCAGATCCTTCCTCACCAGCTCCGCCCCCTTTGGGATCACAGCATTGGCCGTCGCCCCAAATCAAGGCGGAGCCACTAGATTTCAGCCCAGCAACCTgccaaaaaataacataattccACTTGAAACCCTCTAGAACCTGGCATAGCCGCCGCCGGAGGCCAGCATCAGTTTCGGCCAAAGCCAAAGCAGAAGCAACCACGCTGGAGAAGAGATTATTGGAAACCGCATAAACAAAGTATGCAACAGCTTCTGCACCCAACACAGATTCCAACACACCCTTGTCTTCATCACTCACACAAAACACAgattctacttcttctccaacttGATAATACTCCTTCAGATGCTATGGAAGGAAGAATTTCCTTTCTTCCTCCACTCCCCACAATACCCACTTCGCCGTTTCTGTGCAGACAGGGATTAGGgcagaaaaatttgaaagattggAAGAGGTAACAAAACGGGATCGTTTTTGTCTCCAGGGACTTACGTGTCCTGTTTCGAAAAGCTCCCTGCCACGTGGGCTCCATAACGGCCAGGTCAGCGCCACCTCTGCCAGGTCAACGTTTTCTGTCCAGCTCAAACGCCTGAATTAAACAGAAGGGTTGAAATGTCCACATTTTTCGGGAGTGAGGGACTTGAATATATTTTTCGTTCCTTGAGGATGAAAATGTCTGCGATAAAAAAAGttagggacctatttgtcctttactcttatttaatttaatggaATAGGAGTGAGTTGGTGCAATATAATCATAGGAGACAAATCATTGCATATCATGCAAACCCAGTTTAACCAATTTCTTGCTTGTCTTGATGCTAAGGAAGTATAGATATCGCGGTGGTCCGAAATTTTTTCTTGACAACGTTACATGAATGGACTTTCACCAAATTATGGAAGAACATGCCATTTTGGTTTTCCCAGACCGAATGAGGCTAAATATTTTAACCCGGGAGATTAGGGTAAAGCCATTTGGTTAGGcccaaaaaatatcttaaactTAGGTCTATGAAACACTATTAATTGGAGTCAAGTCTTAAATTGGTTCCTGAAATTACACTTAAACTTTAAAATGGTCTTTGAAATTAATAGttattcaattttatctttgaaCTTACACTCTAAGACTCATACTAGTTCCTAAGGCGCTTTTTGTTTATCGAAACAATAAAAACGACGtcgattttatttattaaaaaagagaagaagaaaaatagacTTCTCTTTCCTTTTCCCAACCCTTTCCTagtttcccttttcttttccctcccaCACTCCCTTTTTCCTTTTCCAACCCTTCCCCATTTccctttttccttttccttttacaCTCCTCTTCTCCAACCCTTTCCCAGTCCCTTCCCTAATTTGAGGCCCTTCTCCTTTCCCAATCTAAGACCCTTTTCCTCCCTTTCTCCAATTCGAGGCCTCTGCCACCACCTCACGTCGGCTTCTGTCACGGCGCTATGCTGCTCGCTGCCTTTTTCAACTTAGTCTCTCTTCTCTGTCTTtttttgtatgatttttttttaattttttattgtaatggAGTTTGTTCTATCACTGGTTGCATAAAATTTTGAACTTAATAAATGAATTTTGTAGTTTAAGTAAAAGATGACTTTGAATTGAGTTTGTTGAAATGGTGTGTATTGATGAGTAATAAGAATATTTAGTTAATTCATCTATGGAAATTGATGGTTGGTTGTGTATgaagtaaaaacaaaataaagtaatggaggaattaattttaagatcaaagagGCAGAGGGAGATTGAGAGGAGacaagagaagagggagaggCAGAAAGAGATAGAGAGAAGACAAGAGTGTAAGAGACAAGGTTGGGAAAGGGGGGAGTGCGGCGCGGCGAGGCACCGTGACGGAGGCCGGCGAGAAGTGGCAACaaagagaaaggagaagggAAGGGGAAGGGGAAAGGGTTTGGGTTAGGGAAGGGGAGGCtcaagttttcttttttttatataaatataaaacgacgtcgttttagtGTTCCGATAAACGGAAAGCGCATTAGGGACTCGTATGAGTCCCGGAGTGCAAGTTCGAGGACAAATTTGAGTAATTATTAACTTCAACGACCACTTTGAAGCTCAAGGACAACTTTAGGGACTACTTTGAGACTTAACTCCTATTAATTGCTAGAGAGTTTTACTAGGTAGATAATGGGAGGTGcgaacaatgtgaacaatggaCTGCACTTCGGGTCCACTAAAACAAAAACATTCTACTCCATTTATCCACCACTGTCCTAACTTCTCACCTTCTACCTTTCTCCCCTTTTACTATAGCCGCTTCACTCCTCCTTGTCTGTTGCGCCGTCACCAATGCACCTGACCGCCGCCACCATCTGAAGAAGCAACGCACCGCACTACCGATgtaccttcttctcctatgcgTCGCGTCGCTCCTGTGCTCCCTGCAACCGACGCCACTGTTGCACCTTCTTCTTCCCTGCATCGCACCCCCTGCACCTTTGTTCTTGCTTCTATGCTGCTGCGTCGTGTCTTTGTCACTTCCATTGCGTGCCACTTTACTTCGTTCACTCAGATGGTATGACCCAAATAAATATTCACatcttagtaaaaaaaaatcattcgcat belongs to Arachis duranensis cultivar V14167 chromosome 8, aradu.V14167.gnm2.J7QH, whole genome shotgun sequence and includes:
- the LOC107460806 gene encoding uncharacterized protein LOC107460806 translates to MMSSVDHRNSSTVYKGHEKISISQEEQEKINEVRRLIGPLSAKASVYCSDLSISRYLRSKNWNVKKATQMLQRSLKWREEYKPEEIRWEDVANDAETGKIYMPGYYDRHGRTVLVMRPSRQRSTHDIKEQIMYFVYCIENAIFNLPPNQEEIVWLVDFQGYTLANLSFKITRETAFILQEYYPERLGLGFMYNAPRIFRPFYAMVKPLLESKTYNRIKFGYSNDHNTKKMIEDLFDMDQLDSAFGGNNDTGFDIVKYAERMKEQDKKVASFWALVKTPSSSVSHSASSSDSTSLDPDSDGSNTEN
- the LOC107460800 gene encoding probable beta-D-xylosidase 7, with amino-acid sequence MTLYSDSMALSPLLFTIISFLLLFQLQATPPPFACDFSDPSTRSYPFCNPKLPIAQRVRDLVSRLTLDEKLSQLVNKAPPIPRLGIPRYQWWSEALHGVAGIGGGIFFNGTITSATSFPQVILTAATFDSHLWYRIGHAIGIEARAIYNAGQAIGMTFWAPNINIFRDPRWGRGQETAGEDPLMTSNYAVSYVRGLQGDSFQGGTLRGHLQASACCKHFTAYDLDNWKGVNRFVFDARVSLQDLADTYQPPFKSCIEEGHASGIMCAYNRVNGVPNCADYNLLTNIARKQWDFDGYITSDCGAVSLLHDEQGYAKSPEDAVSDVLRAGMDVECGSYLTEHAKSAVLKKKLATSEIDRALHNLFSIRMRLGLFDGDPIKLPFGFIGPNNVCSKEHRYLALEAARNGIVLLKNQHSLLPLPKTNPPISLAVIGPNANASPLTLLGNYAGPPCNQLTLLQGFQHYVKDTLYHPGCDGGAKCPFAHIDQAVQLASKVDYVVMVMGLDQSQEKEERDRVHLDLPGKQLELINAVAKASKKPVILVLLCGGPVDISSAKYNNKVGGILWAGYPGELGAIALAQIIFGDHNPGGRLPITWYPKDYIKVPMTDMRMRADPSSGYPGRTYRFYTGPKVYEFGFGLSYTKYSYEFVSVTHDKLHFSHSSTHFMLQNSSETLRYKLVSELSEEACKSMAVSVTVGVQNHGSMVGKHPVLLFLKHGRQGNGNPMKQLVGFESVLLDAGEKVHVGFELSPCEHMSRANEEGSLVIEEGSHLLLVGDVEYPIHVIV